The following proteins are co-located in the Cyprinus carpio isolate SPL01 chromosome B19, ASM1834038v1, whole genome shotgun sequence genome:
- the nrsn1l gene encoding neurensin 1-like, producing the protein MASCSEFCGSGQAVDSGCHVFGVRSYLHHFYEECTASMREQQEDFQGQRSPLRWSSSFWKVSLAIGVVLLSVGLVVLTVGYSIPTRIEAFGEGELLFVDRQAMHHNHSLHICVLVGTGLLTLGGVLMAGGILMSDFSTTPTKQEDSRRERKGGTRVPSAIRSPADPVMKPPSLVSSDGGVSPLARDDKVQQCS; encoded by the exons ATGGCCTCTTGCTCTGAGTTTTGTGGGTCCGGTCAGGCCGTCGACTCCGGCTGTCATGTTTTCGGAGTGCGCTCCTATTTACACCACTTCTACGAGGAGTGCACAGCCTCAATGAGGGAGCAGCAGGAGGACTTTCAGGGCCAGAGATCACCGCTGCGGTGGAGCTCTAGCTTCTGGAAG GTCTCACTTGCCATTGGTGTCGTGCTCCTGTCAGTGGGGCTGGTGGTCCTGACAGTGGGCTATTCCATCCCCACTCGTATTGAGGCTTTCGGTGAGGGCGAATTGCTGTTCGTGGACCGGCAGGCCATGCATCACAATCACTCACTTCACATATGCGTGCTGGTCGGGACGGGGCTTCTCACTCTGGGTGGGGTTCTGATGGCAGGTGGAATCCTGATGTCTGACTTCTCCACAACTCCCACAAAACAGGAAGACTCAAGACGAGAACGAAAGGGGGGAACCAGAGTCCCGAGTGCAATAAGAAGCCCAGCAGACCCTGTAATGAAGCCTCCCAGCCTGGTCTCTAGTGATGGAGGAGTATCTCCTCTCGCTAGGGACGATAAAGTTCAGCAGTGCTCGTAA